A portion of the Verrucomicrobiia bacterium genome contains these proteins:
- a CDS encoding excisionase family DNA-binding protein: MNLPVHTTEPWSSVEVVAKHLGVAKDSVYRWIETRSLPSHRIGRLWKFKLSEVDNWVRGGSADVRQNEPANREDR, from the coding sequence ATGAACCTTCCGGTCCACACCACCGAACCTTGGAGCTCCGTTGAGGTTGTGGCAAAGCACTTGGGCGTTGCCAAGGATTCGGTCTACCGGTGGATCGAGACTCGGAGCCTGCCGTCGCATCGGATTGGTCGCCTCTGGAAATTCAAGCTCTCTGAAGTTGACAACTGGGTAAGGGGCGGCAGTGCTGACGTCCGCCAAAACGAGCCTGCCAACAGAGAGGATCGATGA